A genome region from Solanum pennellii chromosome 12, SPENNV200 includes the following:
- the LOC107005332 gene encoding 40S ribosomal protein S30, translating to MGKVHGSLARAGKVRGQTPKVAKQDKKKKPRGRAHKRMQYNRRFVTAVVGFGKKRGPNSSEK from the exons ATGG GTAAGGTTCACGGATCACTTGCTCGTGCCGGTAAGGTTAGGGGGCAAACACCAAAGGTTGCAAAGCAGGATAAGAAGAAGAAGCCAAGAGGACGTGCACACAAGCGTATGCAATACAATCGCAGATTCGTCACTGCTG TTGTTGGCTTTGGAAAGAAGAGAGGACCAAACTCTTCCGAGAAGTAG
- the LOC107005433 gene encoding meiotic nuclear division protein 1 homolog isoform X2 → MSKKRGLSLDEKREKMLQIFYDSQGFFLVYFWSLPSCAGNQLRTVYRKLETDLQNNNKRHTELVEQCKALKKGREESDAREEALNELKAIEHKHKELKEELMQYADNDPATIEAMKKAIEVAHSAANRWTDNIFTLRQWCSNNFPQAKEQLDHLYNEVGITDDFDYLELPAMAPLAVTDGDL, encoded by the exons ATG TCGAAGAAAAGAGGTCTTTCCTTGGATGAGAAACGAGAGAAAATGCTACAGATCTTTTATGATTCACAAGGTTTCTTCCTT GTATACTTTTGGAGTCTGCCTAGTTGTGCTGGGAACCAG CTAAGAACTGTCTATAGAAAGCTTGAGACTGATCTCCAGAACAATAATAAGCGGCACACTGAGCTTGTTGAACAATGCAAGGCCTTGAAAAAGGGACGTGAAGAATCT GATGCACGAGAAGAGGCCTTGAATGAGCTGAAAGCTATTGAACACAAACATAAGGAACTTAAG GAAGAGTTGATGCAGTATGCTGATAATGATCCTGCTACTATTGAAGCAATGA AGAAGGCGATTGAAGTTGCCCATTCAGCAGCTAATAGATGGACAG ATAACATCTTCACATTGAGACAATGGTGTTCCAATAACTTTCCCCAAGCAAAAGAGCAACTTGATCACCTATACAATGAG GTCGGAATAACAGATGACTTCGACTACTTAGAATTGCCAGCAATGGCTCCTCTTGCAGTAACTGATGGTGATCTTTAA
- the LOC107007631 gene encoding IAA-amino acid hydrolase ILR1-like 4, translating into MVILKWVVAFSILCNFLATPTLSISSILNKEELANISVNFLNLAKRPELFDWIVRIRRTIHENPELGFEEFETSKLIRNELDKMGIFYKYPVAVTGVVGFIGTGKPPFVALRADMDALAMQEEVDWEHKSKIRGKMHACGHDAHVAMLLGAAKILQEQRDDLQGTVLLVFQPAEEGGGGAKKMLESGILDNVDAIFGLHISPMSPIGTVAASSGPIMAGSGFFEAVIKGKGGHAAIPQHTIDPILAASNIVVSLQHLVSRETDPLDSQVVTVAKFKGGGAFNVIPDSVTIGGTFRAFSKESFAQLKQRIVEVITRQAAVQRCNATVDFDTKNRPFYPVTVNNKALHEQFRNVAGQMLGINKIIEMKPTMGTEDFSFFAEAIPGYFYLLGMVDETKGRFESGHSPFYRVNEDVLPYGVALHASLATTYLLEHQLKSTTRDQNVHDEL; encoded by the exons ATGGTTATCTTGAAATGGGTTGTTGCCTTTTCCATTTTATGCAATTTTTTAGCAACACCCACCTTATcaatttcttctattttgaacAAAGAGGAGTTGGCAAATATTTCAGTTAATTTCTTGAATCTTGCAAAAAGACCTGAGCTTTTTGATTGGATAGTGAGAATTAGGAGGACTATTCATGAGAATCCTGAGTTGGGGTTTGAGGAATTTGAGACTAGTAAACTTATTAGAAATGAGCTTGATAAAATGGGGATTTTTTACAAGTACCCTGTTGCTGTTACTGGTGTTGTTGGCTTTATTGGAACTGGAAAACCACCCTTTGTTGCTCTTAGAGCTGATATGGATGCTCTTGCTATGCAG GAGGAAGTGGACTGGGAACACAAGAGTAAAATTCGGGGAAAGATGCATGCTTGTGGACACGATGCCCATGTTGCTATGCTTTTAGGTGCTGCTAAGATTCTTCAAGAGCAGCGCGATGATTTGCAG GGAACTGTTCTTTTGGTTTTTCAGCCAGCCGAGGAGGGAGGTGGAGGTGCAAAGAAAATGCTTGAATCTGGGATACTTGACAATGTTGATGCCATCTTCGGTCTGCATATTTCCCCCATGAGTCCTATTGGCACTGTTGCTGCCAGTTCTGGCCCTATCATGGCTGGAAGTGGCTTCTTTGAGGCAGTAATAAAGGGGAAAGGCGGTCATGCCGCGATTCCTCAGCACACTATAGATCCAATATTAGCAGCTTCTAACATCGTAGTTAGTTTACAACACCTTGTTTCGCGGGAAACTGATCCCTTGGACTCACAG GTTGTTACAGTTGCAAAGTTCAAAGGTGGTGGCGCGTTTAATGTTATACCAGACTCTGTAACAATCGGTGGAACTTTTAGGGCATTCTCAAAAGAAAGCTTCGCGCAACTTAAACAGAGAATTGTAGAG GTTATCACACGACAAGCTGCTGTTCAAAGGTGCAATGCAACAGTTGATTTTGACACAAAAAATAGGCCGTTTTACCCTGTGACAGTGAATAATAAAGCTTTGCATGAACAATTCCGAAATGTAGCTGGACAGATGCTTGGTATCAACAAGATCATAGAAATGAAACCTACGATGGGGACAGAAGATTTTTCGTTCTTTGCTGAGGCTATTCCTGGATACTTCTACTTACTTGGAATGGTTGATGAAACTAAAGGACGATTCGAGTCAGGACACTCCCCTTTCTACAGAGTCAATGAAGATGTACTTCCATATGGTGTTGCTTTACATGCATCGTTAGCCACGACTTACCTCCTTGAACATCAGCTGAAATCAACCACTCGGGATCAAAATGTTCATGACGAGTTGTAA
- the LOC107006902 gene encoding transcription factor MYB36-like gives MGRAPCCDKTKVKRGPWSPEEDNILKNYLEKNGTSGNWISLPQKAGLRRCGKSCRLRWLNYLRPDIKHGGFTEEEDNIILTLYRQIGSRWSVIAANLSGRTDNDVKNHWNTKLKKKHFAAQNNNLINIGYNFTNNINSSDLNHNYSTNYYGKLDYSNTFTSHMDPNVTNCDQFPLPTLMEIQGNDATIQEDSSLDSCQILQKCVTFEEISMCPTTFLKNTINTDSNYMNSSSGISSSSSSYYEDILENGFDFQENDIGGVDPNSSYYNNILEIDQLFKGFEN, from the exons ATGGGAAGAGCTCCTTGTTGTGACAAAACCAAAGTTAAAAGAGGACCATGGTCTCCTGAGGAAGATAATATTCTCAAAAATTATCTTGAGAAAAATGGCACTAGTGGCAATTGGATTTCTTTGCCTCAAAAAGcag gtttaagaagatGTGGAAAAAGTTGCAGGCTAAGATGGCTTAATTATCTTAGGCCAGATATTAAACATGGAGGGTTCACTGAGGAAGAAGATAACATTATTTTAACTCTTTATAGACAAATTGGAAGCAG GTGGTCGGTGATAGCTGCAAATTTATCAGGAAGGACAGATAATGACGTGAAGAATCATTGGAATACCAAGTTGAAGAAAAAACATTTTGCAGcacaaaataataatcttaTAAACATAGGGTACAATTTCACCAATAATATTAATTCTAGTGATTTGAATCACAATTATTCAACAAATTACTATGGGAAATTGGATTATTCTAACACATTCACAAGTCATATGGACCCAAATGTGACCAATTGTGATCAATTCCCTCTTCCAACCTTGATGGAAATTCAAGGAAATGATGCAACAATACAAGAAGATAGTTCTCTCGATTCGTGTCAGATTCTCCAGAAATGTGTTACTTTCGAAGAAATCAGCATGTGTCCGACAACGTTTTTGAAAAATACGATTAACACAGATAGTAATTATATGAATTCGAGCTCCGgaatttcatcatcatcatcatcttacTATGAGGACATTCTTGAAAATGGctttgattttcaagaaaatgataTAGGAGGAGTTGATCCAAATTCTTCATATTACAATAATATTCTTGAAATTGATCAACTTTTCAAAGGATTTGAAAATTAG
- the LOC107005433 gene encoding meiotic nuclear division protein 1 homolog isoform X1, with amino-acid sequence MSKKRGLSLDEKREKMLQIFYDSQGFFLLKELEKLGPKKGVISQSVKDVIQSLVDDDLVFKDKIGTSVYFWSLPSCAGNQLRTVYRKLETDLQNNNKRHTELVEQCKALKKGREESDAREEALNELKAIEHKHKELKEELMQYADNDPATIEAMKKAIEVAHSAANRWTDNIFTLRQWCSNNFPQAKEQLDHLYNEVGITDDFDYLELPAMAPLAVTDGDL; translated from the exons ATG TCGAAGAAAAGAGGTCTTTCCTTGGATGAGAAACGAGAGAAAATGCTACAGATCTTTTATGATTCACAAGGTTTCTTCCTT CTTAAGGAGCTTGAAAAGTTGGGCCCTAAGAAAGGTGTTATCAGCCAGTCAGTGAAAGACGTTATCCAATCTTTGGTGGATGATGATCTTGTGTTTAAAGACAAGATAGGGACTTCT GTATACTTTTGGAGTCTGCCTAGTTGTGCTGGGAACCAG CTAAGAACTGTCTATAGAAAGCTTGAGACTGATCTCCAGAACAATAATAAGCGGCACACTGAGCTTGTTGAACAATGCAAGGCCTTGAAAAAGGGACGTGAAGAATCT GATGCACGAGAAGAGGCCTTGAATGAGCTGAAAGCTATTGAACACAAACATAAGGAACTTAAG GAAGAGTTGATGCAGTATGCTGATAATGATCCTGCTACTATTGAAGCAATGA AGAAGGCGATTGAAGTTGCCCATTCAGCAGCTAATAGATGGACAG ATAACATCTTCACATTGAGACAATGGTGTTCCAATAACTTTCCCCAAGCAAAAGAGCAACTTGATCACCTATACAATGAG GTCGGAATAACAGATGACTTCGACTACTTAGAATTGCCAGCAATGGCTCCTCTTGCAGTAACTGATGGTGATCTTTAA